One segment of Streptomyces sp. XD-27 DNA contains the following:
- a CDS encoding LysR family transcriptional regulator, translated as MDLVGACRAFVNVSERGGFTVGAAAAGMSQPVASRRVAALEERFGEPLFERTSRRAVLTPFGRDMLPVARQLVRAADVLLHEAEAAKRKPWRLAVPGVCSTAGLARLVAEARGHGVTLDLRVAAPARREELVHAQQVRAALLAVPPDEATWSVPLGLAGAQDPGVKRVYLETLRVGRASPGPARRIWIQPEDDVPHIRDPLTRLRDAVGLRPAQVVAADELTTAAAEVLCTRDLLLCSPAQAAELALDWRPLGEITLSRGFALAAAADGNPQHIAARLGDALARCLGAGTREGTQGGGQARGRAAAAGGAAG; from the coding sequence GTGGATCTGGTGGGAGCGTGTCGCGCGTTCGTGAACGTCAGTGAGCGCGGCGGTTTCACCGTCGGGGCGGCCGCGGCCGGGATGTCCCAGCCGGTGGCCAGCCGGCGCGTCGCCGCTCTGGAGGAACGCTTCGGCGAGCCGTTGTTCGAGCGCACCTCGCGGCGGGCCGTCCTCACCCCCTTCGGCCGGGACATGCTGCCGGTGGCCAGGCAGCTCGTGCGGGCGGCCGACGTGCTGCTGCACGAGGCGGAGGCCGCCAAGCGCAAGCCGTGGCGGCTCGCGGTGCCCGGCGTCTGCTCCACGGCGGGTCTCGCCCGCCTCGTCGCCGAGGCGCGCGGGCACGGCGTCACGCTCGATCTCCGCGTCGCGGCGCCCGCGCGGCGCGAGGAGCTCGTTCACGCGCAGCAGGTGCGTGCCGCCCTGCTCGCGGTGCCGCCGGACGAGGCGACGTGGTCCGTGCCGCTCGGGCTCGCCGGTGCGCAGGATCCGGGCGTGAAGCGCGTCTACCTCGAAACGCTGCGGGTCGGGCGGGCTTCCCCCGGCCCGGCCCGCCGTATCTGGATCCAACCGGAGGACGACGTGCCGCACATCCGCGACCCGCTGACGCGGCTGCGCGACGCGGTCGGGCTGCGGCCCGCCCAGGTCGTCGCCGCGGACGAGCTGACGACCGCCGCGGCGGAAGTCCTGTGCACGCGCGACCTGCTGCTGTGCTCCCCGGCGCAGGCCGCGGAACTCGCCCTGGACTGGCGGCCCCTCGGTGAGATCACGCTCAGTCGGGGGTTCGCCCTCGCCGCCGCCGCGGACGGCAATCCCCAGCACATCGCGGCGCGCCTGGGCGACGCCCTCGCGCGCTGCCTCGGCGCGGGCACCCGAGAGGGCACTCAAGGGGGCGGCCAAGCGCGCGGCCGGGCGGCCGCCGCGGGAGGGGCGGCGGGGTGA
- a CDS encoding serine hydrolase: protein MSTEALLSDLRRQLHDGGLRGCLLVRDLHTGEELGIEPDTQLPSASLVKVPLALATAERIRRGELDGAAALDVSPGRITTPGPTGLSRFRHPARIAIDDLLYLSTCVSDGTAADALFDLTPPAQVADILHELGLRGITVRHGMRELSDTPVERFDAAQAHLAHALAIDAGTSGRGHRVPQLDTTRANTGSARAWVDLLQALWTPSAIHPDVAEHVRGLMAHNLIRHRLAPDFSSDATTWSSKTGTLLNLRHEIGVVAHADGQAFAIAVLTESLVPASTQPGADALMAQAARALRDHLRQL from the coding sequence GTGAGCACCGAGGCACTGCTGAGCGACCTGCGGCGGCAACTGCACGACGGTGGCCTGCGCGGCTGCCTGCTCGTGCGGGATCTGCACACGGGGGAGGAGCTGGGGATCGAGCCGGACACCCAGCTGCCCAGTGCTTCCCTGGTCAAGGTCCCGCTGGCGCTGGCGACGGCGGAGCGCATCCGGCGGGGTGAGCTCGACGGGGCGGCGGCGCTCGACGTCAGCCCCGGGCGGATCACCACGCCCGGCCCCACCGGGCTGAGCCGGTTCCGCCACCCCGCCCGGATCGCGATCGACGACCTGCTCTACCTGAGCACCTGCGTGAGCGACGGCACGGCCGCCGACGCGCTGTTCGACCTCACCCCGCCCGCCCAGGTCGCCGACATCCTGCACGAACTCGGGCTCCGCGGCATCACCGTGCGGCACGGCATGCGCGAACTGAGCGACACCCCCGTGGAGCGCTTCGACGCCGCCCAGGCGCACCTCGCCCACGCCCTCGCCATCGACGCGGGCACCAGCGGCCGCGGACACCGGGTGCCGCAGCTCGACACCACCCGCGCCAACACCGGCAGCGCACGCGCCTGGGTCGACCTGCTCCAAGCCCTGTGGACGCCCTCGGCGATCCACCCCGACGTGGCCGAGCACGTGCGCGGCCTCATGGCCCACAACCTGATCCGGCACCGGCTCGCCCCGGACTTCAGCTCCGACGCCACCACCTGGTCCTCCAAGACCGGTACCCTGCTCAACCTCCGCCACGAGATCGGCGTCGTCGCGCACGCCGACGGCCAGGCCTTCGCCATCGCCGTGCTCACCGAGTCGCTCGTCCCGGCCAGTACCCAGCCCGGTGCCGACGCCCTCATGGCCCAGGCAGCCCGCGCCCTGCGCGACCACCTCCGGCAGCTCTAG